One genomic segment of Podarcis raffonei isolate rPodRaf1 chromosome 7, rPodRaf1.pri, whole genome shotgun sequence includes these proteins:
- the POLR3F gene encoding DNA-directed RNA polymerase III subunit RPC6 isoform X2: MAEAKAPEPLEIESRIIELCHQFPQGITDQVIQNDMPHMEAQQRAVAINRLLSMGQLDLLRSSTGLLYRIKESQNAGKMKGSDNQEKLVYQIIEDAGNKGIWSRDIRYKSNLPLTEINKILKNLESKKLIKAVKSVAASKKKVYMLYNLQPDRSVTGGAWYSDQDFESEFVEVLNQQCFKFLQTKAEAARESKQNPMIQRNSSFASSHEVELSMEDIETILNTLIYDGKVEMTIVAAKEAAAGSVDGHMKLYRAVNPIIQPTGLVRTPCGLCPVFDDCHEGGEISPSNCIYMVEWLEF, encoded by the exons ATGGCGGAAGCGAAGGCCCCGGAGCCGCTGGAGATAGAGAGCAG GATCATTGAGCTGTGCCATCAGTTTCCCCAGGGTATCACAGACCAGGTGATTCAGAATGACATGCCTCACATGGAGGCTCAGCAACGGGCAGTGGCCATCAACAGGCTGCTCTCAATG GGACAGCTGGATCTGTTGAGGAGCAGCACTGGCCTCCTCTACAGGATCAAGGAATCTCAGAATGCTGG TAAAATGAAGGGATCTGACAATCAGGAAAAGCTGGTGTATCAGATTATAGAGGATGCAGGAAACAAAG GTATTTGGAGCAGGGATATTAGATATAAAAGCAATCTTCCGTTAACTGAGATCAACAAGATCCTGAAGAACTTGGAAAGCAAGAAACTCATTAAAGCTGTGAAGTCTGTAGCG GCTTCCAAGAAGAAAGTGTATATGTTATACAACCTTCAACCAGATCGCTCTGTGACCGGAGGAGCTTGGTATAGCGACCAAGACTTTGAATCTGAATTTGTAGAGGTGCTTAACCAACAGTGTTTTAAGTTCTTACAGACCAAG GCCGAAGCAGCTCGAGAAAGCAAGCAGAACCCCATGATCCAGAGAAACAGCTCGTTTGCATCCTCTCACGAG GTGGAATTGTCAATGGAAGATATTGAAACCATTCTCAACACGTTAATCTATGATGGAAAGGTAGAAATGACCATTGTTGCTGCAAAAGAAGCCGCTGCCGGCAGCGTGGACGGGCACATGAAACTGTACAGAGCCGTcaaccccatcatccagcctacAGGCTTAGTTCGGACGCCTTGTGGACTCTGTCCG GTTTTTGATGACTGCCATGAAGGTGGTGAAATATCTCCATCAAATTGTATTTATATGGTAGAGTGGTTAGAATTTTAG
- the POLR3F gene encoding DNA-directed RNA polymerase III subunit RPC6 isoform X1, with product MAEAKAPEPLEIESRIIELCHQFPQGITDQVIQNDMPHMEAQQRAVAINRLLSMGQLDLLRSSTGLLYRIKESQNAGKMKGSDNQEKLVYQIIEDAGNKGIWSRDIRYKSNLPLTEINKILKNLESKKLIKAVKSVAASKKKVYMLYNLQPDRSVTGGAWYSDQDFESEFVEVLNQQCFKFLQTKAEAARESKQNPMIQRNSSFASSHEVWKYISELGVSKVELSMEDIETILNTLIYDGKVEMTIVAAKEAAAGSVDGHMKLYRAVNPIIQPTGLVRTPCGLCPVFDDCHEGGEISPSNCIYMVEWLEF from the exons ATGGCGGAAGCGAAGGCCCCGGAGCCGCTGGAGATAGAGAGCAG GATCATTGAGCTGTGCCATCAGTTTCCCCAGGGTATCACAGACCAGGTGATTCAGAATGACATGCCTCACATGGAGGCTCAGCAACGGGCAGTGGCCATCAACAGGCTGCTCTCAATG GGACAGCTGGATCTGTTGAGGAGCAGCACTGGCCTCCTCTACAGGATCAAGGAATCTCAGAATGCTGG TAAAATGAAGGGATCTGACAATCAGGAAAAGCTGGTGTATCAGATTATAGAGGATGCAGGAAACAAAG GTATTTGGAGCAGGGATATTAGATATAAAAGCAATCTTCCGTTAACTGAGATCAACAAGATCCTGAAGAACTTGGAAAGCAAGAAACTCATTAAAGCTGTGAAGTCTGTAGCG GCTTCCAAGAAGAAAGTGTATATGTTATACAACCTTCAACCAGATCGCTCTGTGACCGGAGGAGCTTGGTATAGCGACCAAGACTTTGAATCTGAATTTGTAGAGGTGCTTAACCAACAGTGTTTTAAGTTCTTACAGACCAAG GCCGAAGCAGCTCGAGAAAGCAAGCAGAACCCCATGATCCAGAGAAACAGCTCGTTTGCATCCTCTCACGAGGTGTGGAAATACATCAGTGAGTTAGGTGTCAGTAAG GTGGAATTGTCAATGGAAGATATTGAAACCATTCTCAACACGTTAATCTATGATGGAAAGGTAGAAATGACCATTGTTGCTGCAAAAGAAGCCGCTGCCGGCAGCGTGGACGGGCACATGAAACTGTACAGAGCCGTcaaccccatcatccagcctacAGGCTTAGTTCGGACGCCTTGTGGACTCTGTCCG GTTTTTGATGACTGCCATGAAGGTGGTGAAATATCTCCATCAAATTGTATTTATATGGTAGAGTGGTTAGAATTTTAG